The genomic window AACAAAAATAATggatacatatattatatatatatatatatatatataatatgtacgatttaaaaaaaaaaacttttcataaatattttttgtgtATTCACGAAGCAGCTACTTGTGCGTGCATGTTATTTTGATGATTGGGCTTATTTTGATTGTTATGTCTGTTAGGATGATTTTGCTTATTTTGCTTATTTTGCctattttgtttattttgtttatcttgtttatttttgtgataataattattattattattgttattattgttattattattgttgttgttattattattattattattattattattgttattattattattattattattattattattgttgtgCTTATTTCtggttttatttttaagcTTTTTCCTAAAGTGGTCATACTTTgttttatacatatgtgTTGATCCAGCTCCCAATAAATTATTCATCAAATTTTTACTCATATTAATTTgatgaacaaaataatcaataaatattttttggtGTGCTCTAgttttaatatttacaatatctagatcaataaaaaaatcaaaagaATTTCCAAAGATagaattaataatatctCCTGTATATAAGGGTCCTTCTTTCCATATTAATTGTTTACTACAATTTTTAACACACATAATATCCGACGATACGTTTTGTTCTTGTTCGTgttcatcatcattattgattaattcattataattCATAAGATTTgctaatttttttaattgaatattatgatataatttAGCATAcgaaataaaatagaaagcttttttttgataagatacatcttttaaaaagatGGCTAGTTGTCGATTTGTTGGATCTGAAGAATATGTTTgattttgaatattttgaaaatttGATAAAATTTGGAAACTGATATTCGATAAAGGATCAATAAATTTAGGTGCAACTctaataaataattctgCATATGTTTGTTCATTGGCTGATTGTAAAGCATAAAATTTTCCTGaataattttctttaatattttgaaGAATGGTTTCATCTAATCTTGTATTTGTTAATGAATgacaaataataataataagataCATTTTATCAATAAGTTTATGTATTAAATTTTGCTGATATTTTTGTTGATTAGAGAAATGTATTTTTTGCttagataaatatattagaatttgtgataatatttttatactatcattatatctttttaacatcatatatgaaaatgcaatattataaaatatattcaaatgACATAATGTCACTTTCCAGTATAATGCTTTATGATTGAGTTCTATATtagaaataatttttaaagCTGTATAATAATCTCCTATcaatacatataaatttaataatatacaacAAGCAAAATAAGCAAATTGATATTTActatttatttcttcattatttatattataaatattattaacaaaTGTACTTTTTTCTTCTAAAGGCAACGTACTAAATTCTccttttaataataaattatgtaaTACTTCAAAAACAATACTACTTTCAAAAACTTCCGTATTCTGTGTAACAAATGATATTCCCTCTTCGTTCTTTTCTaaatcttttaataattgtAATCTATAATGACACATCGATTGATAttggtatatatattctgataaaaaatcatatatcCAAACATTTGGCATAACTAATACATTATCGTTCGAATCACCTGATAAATCCGTACATATAGTtgttataaaatttaataagcatttataattatccCAAGAATTCTTTCGATCTTCTAAAgttatatcttttattataaatacatgACGATAATATAACTCTTCATATAATGAATGAATCAAATTATGAAATCGGTTTTTCtgtttataaaatatatcaacCAATTTTATTGAAGGCCATCTTATAttcttaaaatatatttcagATATGCTATAAAAATCCGTGTCAAACAATTTCTTTATAGCTTCAGCATTTCGATGATAAACGAAATCGtgtaaatttattaaaaacGTTTCAACTTCTTCTTCAAAACTTACTATCTCCTCACTTACATTTTCTTCAACGGGGCTCACCTCAGccatttttaaaaaataacaagaaataaatatactatcaaattttaataatatatatattcaaaatcGTACCCGCAACAATAATCggaagaaaaatataaacaaaaaatatataaataaaaaaaaaaaatatatatatataaatatattatatattatatatgttttattttttattttttatttttttaatataaacaatatttatttataattaagccacaaatttttttctcttgtcatatataaatatattgttttttataaattaattcatattacattaatatttatttcttaaaaattttatatttataaacatttatatttattttttttattatatcatataaaaaatagatatataatgttatgtatgtatatatggtatgtatatttatttatttatttttatattatatattttttttaatatagaataaataatattatatttatataaatacatatatatattaaaattctacagttttaaatatataataaaaatatatttatatatataaatatatttacatatacataatatatatatatatatatatatatatatatatatatatattgcaatataaatatgttttgtgaaaaaataaaatgatatttatataataatataaatataaagtattaaagtatatttattatttattattaatatattcactttctgtttcaaatatataaaaatatacatatattatatatatatatatatatatttatataatatatatatattctttctATTCCTTAcatttattctttttattttttctccaccataaaaaatattatatatattatatatataatatatatatatatatatatgtaggtgtacatataatatatatatattaaaaaagagTGCATTCGTAAGAggttaaataaaaaaattcaatatatatatatttttcttacatatgatgctttttttttttttttttttttgaagcTTTTTATAGTTATTaacaatattaaaaaataatataataaaaaattcataattcatataatattaaaatatatatttatatatttttaagagatgtaaaaaaaaaaaaaataaaaaataaaaaaaataataaaaaataataaaataatataaaataataaaataatataaaataataaaataactGTACaaatcctttttttttaattttcaAAAAAGTAACATAAATAGATATTGATATGTAAcactatatatatgtatatttttttttttttttttttttttttttttttttttttttttttttttttttttttttttttttttttttttttttttttttNNNNNNNNNNNNNNNNNNNNNNNNNNNNNNNNNNNNNNNNNNNNNNNNNNNNNNNNNNNNNNNNNNNNNNNNNNNNNNNNNNNNNNNNNNNNNNNNNNNNNNNNNNNNNNNNNNNNNNNNNNNNNNNNNNNNNNNNNNNNNNNNNNNNNNNNNNNNNNNNNNNNNNNNNNNNNNNNNNNNNNNNNNNNNNNNNNNNNNNNNNNNNNNNNNNNNNNNNNNNNNNNNNNNNNNNNNNNNNNNNNNNNNNNNNNNNNNNNNNNNNNNNNNNNNNNNNNNNNNNNNNNNNNNNNNNNNNNNNNNNNNNNNNNNNNNNNNNNNNNNNNNNNNNTTGTTCgtttcttttcttttcttttcttttcttttcttttctttccttttcttttctttccttttctttccttttctttccttttctttccttttcttttcttttcttttctttccttttcttttcttttcttttcttttctttccttttcttttcttttctttccttttcttttcttttcttttctttccttttcatttcatttcatttcttttatttccttttaaTTGTACAcagatataatattatatacgAAAGAAGCaccatattttttaatacgttaaaaatataattaaaatattcttatatattattgtaataCTTTCCTCATCGacatatacaaaaaatattaatcaattattttccttcgcatatttttaaaaggttataaataaatacacacatacaaaaatatgatgtatatatgatataaatatattttttaaacaacagtttgaaaaataagaaaattatttgaatGACAACATAACTTGTATGGTCagattttatatttcaataTAAAAGCAAATTAAAAgggggaaaaaaaaaaaaataaagtaaaacaaataatattcttttaaatagaacaagaacaaaaaataaaataaaaaataaaaataataaaataaaataaaataaacaatatagaaataaaattatatatttttatatatatgtatatttttttgttccatttaatatttatgaaaacCTTTTTATGAGTTCCTTAactttttcatttttatttgacTGGATGTATTTCATAtccataatatattttaatttcaattcttcataatttttctgcataatgaaaaaaaaataaaaataaaataaaataa from Plasmodium reichenowi strain SY57 chromosome 6, whole genome shotgun sequence includes these protein-coding regions:
- a CDS encoding eukaryotic translation initiation factor 3 subunit L, putative — encoded protein: MAEVSPVEENVSEEIVSFEEEVETFLINLHDFVYHRNAEAIKKLFDTDFYSISEIYFKNIRWPSIKLVDIFYKQKNRFHNLIHSLYEELYYRHVFIIKDITLEDRKNSWDNYKCLLNFITTICTDLSGDSNDNVLVMPNVWIYDFLSEYIYQYQSMCHYRLQLLKDLEKNEEGISFVTQNTEVFESSIVFEVLHNLLLKGEFSTLPLEEKSTFVNNIYNINNEEINSKYQFAYFACCILLNLYVLIGDYYTALKIISNIELNHKALYWKVTLCHLNIFYNIAFSYMMLKRYNDSIKILSQILIYLSKQKIHFSNQQKYQQNLIHKLIDKMYLIIIICHSLTNTRLDETILQNIKENYSGKFYALQSANEQTYAELFIRVAPKFIDPLSNISFQILSNFQNIQNQTYSSDPTNRQLAIFLKDVSYQKKAFYFISYAKLYHNIQLKKLANLMNYNELINNDDEHEQEQNVSSDIMCVKNCSKQLIWKEGPLYTGDIINSIFGNSFDFFIDLDIVNIKTRAHQKIFIDYFVHQINMSKNLMNNLLGAGSTHMYKTKYDHFRKKLKNKTRNKHNNNNNNNNNNNNNNNNNNNNNNNNNNNNNNNNNNNNYYHKNKQDKQNKQNRQNKQNKQNHPNRHNNQNKPNHQNNMHAQVAAS